The Coffea arabica cultivar ET-39 chromosome 1e, Coffea Arabica ET-39 HiFi, whole genome shotgun sequence genome has a window encoding:
- the LOC113698024 gene encoding putative disease resistance protein RGA4 isoform X2, with product MADAAISATVKVVLGTLISIAADRIGMVREVKAELERLSNTAAIIQGFLADADGKMHTQGVREWLKQLEDEVFKADTVLDELNYDNLRREVKYRNQPMKKKVCFFFSFFNAIGFSSSLASKIRDINTNLERINQRANELRLAKKQQKEAALPADAAGARQTDSIVVPNVVGRSGDESKIVDMLSSPSEKVLSVIPITGPGGLGKTTLAKSVYNNPKIDGHFGQKIWVCVAKEQIKIMELFKLILVQLTGEEVKVDDRNVIVKNIGEKLKGQKYFLVLDDVWDHEQGLWNDYFNTLMGLNETKGSWCLLTTRLEYVANAVPRDLQMNDRPYFLGKLSGDECWFIIKGKVMSAGEEVPEELEALKEQILRRCDGLPLAASLIGGLLRTNRREKWHSIVQESLLNKYQSQINQILKVSFDHLSSPSVKKCFAYCSIFPQDTELGEDELIEHWVAEGFVLPDRENTGMMEERGGEYLRILLQSSLLEKVEDEGSTYYKMHDLVHDFAKSILNPESSNQDRYLALDSSKGLEENTIRKIPASIRTLFLHLEGGVSTDMNMLLRFKCLNVLKLSGYDVNFLPSSIGKLLHLRLLDISSSRIRSLPESLCKLYNLQTLTIDDDELKGGFPKRMSDLISLRHLNYYDYNAKLKMPMQMGRLTCLQTLKFFNVSQEKGCGIEELGTLKYLKGSLTIRNLGLVKGKEAAKQAKLFEKPDLSYLEFKWESGDRESDNREEDVLEGLQPHPNLEKLKIQYFMGNKFPQWLINLSKLEALRIEDCKRCSELPSLGQLPSLKRLSLIRLGNIRFIGDEFYGITANEEEEEEGRSRASGSGARRRKFFPALEELYVENMGNLVEWKGADQVRSTVGEAEADVFPMLRNFRIQRCPQLTALPCSCKRLYVENCDNLTSIKTGYGTASVEELWIDSSDNLRELPDLFGSSLQRLTIKRCPRLISLGVNGQKCRSLRSLWVMWCPNLVSFSLNLHETPSLEKFSLFDCPKLIPHRFNGFAFATSLRELSINSPFSSDDSSVDGFDWSGLRSVSTLRELRLQGLSHTESLPHQLQYLTILTSLSLHNFGGIRVLPDWIGNLVSLETLKLWFCQKLQSLPPEAAMRRLTKLTCVEVYYCLLLRQRYTPQRGIYLEEEISSYF from the exons ATGGCTGACGCTGCTATCAGTGCTACTGTTAAGGTCGTCTTGGGGACACTTATTTCCATTGCTGCGGACCGCATTGGTATGGTTCGGGAGGTCAAAGCAGAGTTGGAGAGACTAAGCAACACTGCTGCAATCATCCAAGGTTTCTTGGCTGATGCTGACGGGAAAATGCATACCCAAGGGGTGCGAGAGTGGCTCAAGCAGCTAGAAGATGAGGTTTTTAAAGCTGATACCGTGCTAGACGAGCTCAACTACGACAATCTTCGTCGGGAGGTGAAGTACCGAAATCAACCAATGAAGAAGAAGGTatgcttcttcttctccttctttaaTGCAATTGGCTTTAGTTCCAGCTTGGCTTCAAAGATCCGGGACATCAACACCAACCTAGAAAGGATCAACCAGCGAGCCAATGAGTTGAGATTGGCCAAAAAGCAGCAAAAAGAAGCTGCACTCCCTGCTGATGCCGCTGGTGCCAGACAGACCGACTCTATTGTCGTTCCGAACGTTGTGGGAAGATCCGGCGACGAGTCAAAGATTGTGGACATGTTATCGAGCCCATCTGAAAAGGTTCTTTCTGTTATTCCCATAACAGGCCCGGGAGGTTTGGGAAAGACAACTCTGGCGAAATCAGTCTACAATAATCCAAAAATAGATGGGCACTTTGGCCAAAAAATTTGGGTTTGTGTGGCTAAAGAACAAATTAAGATAATGGAGCTGTTCAAGCTCATTTTAGTACAATTGACAGGAGAAGAAGTTAAAGTGGATGACAGGAATGTTATCGTTAAAAACATTGGAGAAAAGCTCAAGGGACAAAAATATTTccttgttcttgatgatgtGTGGGATCATGAACAAGGATTGTGGAATGATTATTTCAACACTTTGATGGGACTCAACGAAACCAAAGGAAGCTGGTGTCTTCTCACTACTCGTCTAGAATATGTGGCTAATGCTGTGCCTAGAGATTTGCAAATGAATGATCGTCCTTATTTCTTAGGAAAGCTATCAGGTGATGAGTGCTGGTTCATCATAAAAGGAAAGGTGATGAGTGCAGGGGAAGAAGTACCAGAAGAATTGGAAGCACTAAAGGAGCAAATTTTAAGGAGATGCGATGGCCTACCCTTGGCGGCAAGTTTGATTGGTGGCTTGTTGCGTACCAACAGAAGAGAGAAGTGGCACTCCATTGTGCAGGAGAGTCTTTTGAATAAATATCAAAGCCAAATTAATCAAATACTTAAGGTGAGCTTTGATCATTTATCATCTCCATCAGTTAAGAAATGTTTTGCATATTGCTCGATTTTTCCCCAGGACACTGAATTAGGAGAAGATGAACTAATTGAGCATTGGGTTGCTGAAGGTTTTGTTCTACCAGATCGGGAAAACACAGGAATGATGGAGGAAAGAGGAGGCGAGTATCTAAGGATTTTGTTACAAAGTTCCTTGCTGGAAAAAGTCGAAGATGAGGGGAGCACATACTATAAAATGCACGATCTGGTGCATGATTTTGCAAAATCAATTCTCAATCCAGAAAGCAGCAATCAGGATCGCTACCTTGCATTGGACTCTTCTAAAGGTTTGGAAGAAAATACCATAAGGAAAATACCAGCATCAATTCGCACATTATTTCTCCATCTAGAGGGTGGCGTATCTACTGACATGAACATGCTTTTAAGATTCAAGTGCTTGAATGTTCTCAAATTGTCTGGATATGATGTCAATTTTCTACCGAGCTCCATTGGCAAACTACTACATTTGCGGCTGCTCGACATTTCATCTTCTAGAATCAGAAGTTTGCCGGAATCTCTTTGCAAGCTATATAATTTGCAGACACTAACGATTGATGATGATGAACTTAAAGGAGGTTTTCCAAAACGGATGAGCGATTTGATTAGCTTGCGACATCTAAACTACTATGATTATAATGCAAAATTGAAAATGCCGATGCAGATGGGACGATTGACTTGTCTTCAAACTCTAAAGTTCTTTAATGTAAGTCAAGAGAAGGGTTGTGGCATCGAAGAGCTTGGGACCTTGAAATATCTGAAAGGATCGTTGACTATAAGAAATCTTGGACTAGTGAAGGGCAAAGAAGCAGCTAAACAAGCAAAATTGTTCGAAAAGCCAGATCTGTCTTACTTGGAGTTTAAATGGGAGAGTGGGGATCGGGAAAGCGATAACCGTGAGGAGGATGTGTTGGAAGGTCTCCAACCTCACCCAAATTTGGAAAAGTTGAAAATTCAATATTTTATGGGTAATAAATTTCCACAATGGCTTATCAATTTGTCAAAATTGGAGGCATTGCGGATAGAAGACTGCAAGAGATGCAGTGAACTCCCCTCATTAGGACAACTACCATCCCTCAAACGTCTCTCTTTGATAAGATTGGGCAACATTCGATTTATTGGAGATGAATTCTACGGTATTACTGCtaatgaggaggaggaggaggagggcaGATCACGAGCATCAGGGAGCGGCGCTAGAAGACGAAAATTCTTTCCTGCCCTTGAAGAACTCTATGTAGAAAATATGGGGAATTTGGTAGAGTGGAAAGGTGCAGACCAAGTGAGGTCAACAGTAGGTGAAGCAGAAGCAGATGTCTTTCCCATGCTGAGGAATTTTCGCATTCAACGTTGCCCCCAGCTGACCGCTCTTCCATGCTCGTGTAAAAGGCTATACGTGGAGAATTGCGATAATCTAACTAGTATCAAAACGGGTTACGGCACTGCTTCTGTTGAGGAGTTGTGGATCGACTCTAGCGACAATCTTAGGGAGCTGCCAGATCTGTTTGGATCCAGTTTGCAGCGATTGACGATCAAAAGGTGCCCAAGATTAATTAGTCTGGGAGTAAATGGACAGAAATGCCGGTCTCTGCGGTCCCTGTGGGTGATGTGGTGCCCCAATCTGGTATCATTTTCGCTTAATTTGCACGAGACGCCTTCTCTCGAGAAATTCAGCTTATTCGATTGTCCCAAATTGATCCCTCATAGGTTCAATGGATTTGCTTTTGCCACCAGCTTAAGAGAATTGAGCATCAACAGTCCCTTCTCCTCAGATGACTCCTCAGTCGATGGTTTTGATTGGTCTGGTTTAAGATCTGTATCAACACTCCGTGAGCTTCGCTTACAAGGGCTGTCTCACACGGAGTCCCTGCCACACCAGCTTCAATACTTGACTATCCTCACTTCACTAAGTCTTCACAACTTTGGAGGAATACGAGTGCTACCGGATTGGATTGGAAACCTTGTGTCCCTTGAAACCCTAAAGCTATGGTTTTGCCAAAAGCTTCAGTCTTTACCACCCGAGGCCGCCATGAGACGACTCACCAAGTTAACTTGTGTTGAAGTTTATTATTGTCTTCTATTAAGACAACGATACACTCCCCAAAGAGGCATCTACTTGGAGGAGGAGATTTCAAGTTATTTT TGA
- the LOC113698024 gene encoding putative disease resistance protein RGA4 isoform X1: protein MADAAISATVKVVLGTLISIAADRIGMVREVKAELERLSNTAAIIQGFLADADGKMHTQGVREWLKQLEDEVFKADTVLDELNYDNLRREVKYRNQPMKKKVCFFFSFFNAIGFSSSLASKIRDINTNLERINQRANELRLAKKQQKEAALPADAAGARQTDSIVVPNVVGRSGDESKIVDMLSSPSEKVLSVIPITGPGGLGKTTLAKSVYNNPKIDGHFGQKIWVCVAKEQIKIMELFKLILVQLTGEEVKVDDRNVIVKNIGEKLKGQKYFLVLDDVWDHEQGLWNDYFNTLMGLNETKGSWCLLTTRLEYVANAVPRDLQMNDRPYFLGKLSGDECWFIIKGKVMSAGEEVPEELEALKEQILRRCDGLPLAASLIGGLLRTNRREKWHSIVQESLLNKYQSQINQILKVSFDHLSSPSVKKCFAYCSIFPQDTELGEDELIEHWVAEGFVLPDRENTGMMEERGGEYLRILLQSSLLEKVEDEGSTYYKMHDLVHDFAKSILNPESSNQDRYLALDSSKGLEENTIRKIPASIRTLFLHLEGGVSTDMNMLLRFKCLNVLKLSGYDVNFLPSSIGKLLHLRLLDISSSRIRSLPESLCKLYNLQTLTIDDDELKGGFPKRMSDLISLRHLNYYDYNAKLKMPMQMGRLTCLQTLKFFNVSQEKGCGIEELGTLKYLKGSLTIRNLGLVKGKEAAKQAKLFEKPDLSYLEFKWESGDRESDNREEDVLEGLQPHPNLEKLKIQYFMGNKFPQWLINLSKLEALRIEDCKRCSELPSLGQLPSLKRLSLIRLGNIRFIGDEFYGITANEEEEEEGRSRASGSGARRRKFFPALEELYVENMGNLVEWKGADQVRSTVGEAEADVFPMLRNFRIQRCPQLTALPCSCKRLYVENCDNLTSIKTGYGTASVEELWIDSSDNLRELPDLFGSSLQRLTIKRCPRLISLGVNGQKCRSLRSLWVMWCPNLVSFSLNLHETPSLEKFSLFDCPKLIPHRFNGFAFATSLRELSINSPFSSDDSSVDGFDWSGLRSVSTLRELRLQGLSHTESLPHQLQYLTILTSLSLHNFGGIRVLPDWIGNLVSLETLKLWFCQKLQSLPPEAAMRRLTKLTCVEVYYCLLLRQRYTPQRGIYLEEEISSYFQ, encoded by the exons ATGGCTGACGCTGCTATCAGTGCTACTGTTAAGGTCGTCTTGGGGACACTTATTTCCATTGCTGCGGACCGCATTGGTATGGTTCGGGAGGTCAAAGCAGAGTTGGAGAGACTAAGCAACACTGCTGCAATCATCCAAGGTTTCTTGGCTGATGCTGACGGGAAAATGCATACCCAAGGGGTGCGAGAGTGGCTCAAGCAGCTAGAAGATGAGGTTTTTAAAGCTGATACCGTGCTAGACGAGCTCAACTACGACAATCTTCGTCGGGAGGTGAAGTACCGAAATCAACCAATGAAGAAGAAGGTatgcttcttcttctccttctttaaTGCAATTGGCTTTAGTTCCAGCTTGGCTTCAAAGATCCGGGACATCAACACCAACCTAGAAAGGATCAACCAGCGAGCCAATGAGTTGAGATTGGCCAAAAAGCAGCAAAAAGAAGCTGCACTCCCTGCTGATGCCGCTGGTGCCAGACAGACCGACTCTATTGTCGTTCCGAACGTTGTGGGAAGATCCGGCGACGAGTCAAAGATTGTGGACATGTTATCGAGCCCATCTGAAAAGGTTCTTTCTGTTATTCCCATAACAGGCCCGGGAGGTTTGGGAAAGACAACTCTGGCGAAATCAGTCTACAATAATCCAAAAATAGATGGGCACTTTGGCCAAAAAATTTGGGTTTGTGTGGCTAAAGAACAAATTAAGATAATGGAGCTGTTCAAGCTCATTTTAGTACAATTGACAGGAGAAGAAGTTAAAGTGGATGACAGGAATGTTATCGTTAAAAACATTGGAGAAAAGCTCAAGGGACAAAAATATTTccttgttcttgatgatgtGTGGGATCATGAACAAGGATTGTGGAATGATTATTTCAACACTTTGATGGGACTCAACGAAACCAAAGGAAGCTGGTGTCTTCTCACTACTCGTCTAGAATATGTGGCTAATGCTGTGCCTAGAGATTTGCAAATGAATGATCGTCCTTATTTCTTAGGAAAGCTATCAGGTGATGAGTGCTGGTTCATCATAAAAGGAAAGGTGATGAGTGCAGGGGAAGAAGTACCAGAAGAATTGGAAGCACTAAAGGAGCAAATTTTAAGGAGATGCGATGGCCTACCCTTGGCGGCAAGTTTGATTGGTGGCTTGTTGCGTACCAACAGAAGAGAGAAGTGGCACTCCATTGTGCAGGAGAGTCTTTTGAATAAATATCAAAGCCAAATTAATCAAATACTTAAGGTGAGCTTTGATCATTTATCATCTCCATCAGTTAAGAAATGTTTTGCATATTGCTCGATTTTTCCCCAGGACACTGAATTAGGAGAAGATGAACTAATTGAGCATTGGGTTGCTGAAGGTTTTGTTCTACCAGATCGGGAAAACACAGGAATGATGGAGGAAAGAGGAGGCGAGTATCTAAGGATTTTGTTACAAAGTTCCTTGCTGGAAAAAGTCGAAGATGAGGGGAGCACATACTATAAAATGCACGATCTGGTGCATGATTTTGCAAAATCAATTCTCAATCCAGAAAGCAGCAATCAGGATCGCTACCTTGCATTGGACTCTTCTAAAGGTTTGGAAGAAAATACCATAAGGAAAATACCAGCATCAATTCGCACATTATTTCTCCATCTAGAGGGTGGCGTATCTACTGACATGAACATGCTTTTAAGATTCAAGTGCTTGAATGTTCTCAAATTGTCTGGATATGATGTCAATTTTCTACCGAGCTCCATTGGCAAACTACTACATTTGCGGCTGCTCGACATTTCATCTTCTAGAATCAGAAGTTTGCCGGAATCTCTTTGCAAGCTATATAATTTGCAGACACTAACGATTGATGATGATGAACTTAAAGGAGGTTTTCCAAAACGGATGAGCGATTTGATTAGCTTGCGACATCTAAACTACTATGATTATAATGCAAAATTGAAAATGCCGATGCAGATGGGACGATTGACTTGTCTTCAAACTCTAAAGTTCTTTAATGTAAGTCAAGAGAAGGGTTGTGGCATCGAAGAGCTTGGGACCTTGAAATATCTGAAAGGATCGTTGACTATAAGAAATCTTGGACTAGTGAAGGGCAAAGAAGCAGCTAAACAAGCAAAATTGTTCGAAAAGCCAGATCTGTCTTACTTGGAGTTTAAATGGGAGAGTGGGGATCGGGAAAGCGATAACCGTGAGGAGGATGTGTTGGAAGGTCTCCAACCTCACCCAAATTTGGAAAAGTTGAAAATTCAATATTTTATGGGTAATAAATTTCCACAATGGCTTATCAATTTGTCAAAATTGGAGGCATTGCGGATAGAAGACTGCAAGAGATGCAGTGAACTCCCCTCATTAGGACAACTACCATCCCTCAAACGTCTCTCTTTGATAAGATTGGGCAACATTCGATTTATTGGAGATGAATTCTACGGTATTACTGCtaatgaggaggaggaggaggagggcaGATCACGAGCATCAGGGAGCGGCGCTAGAAGACGAAAATTCTTTCCTGCCCTTGAAGAACTCTATGTAGAAAATATGGGGAATTTGGTAGAGTGGAAAGGTGCAGACCAAGTGAGGTCAACAGTAGGTGAAGCAGAAGCAGATGTCTTTCCCATGCTGAGGAATTTTCGCATTCAACGTTGCCCCCAGCTGACCGCTCTTCCATGCTCGTGTAAAAGGCTATACGTGGAGAATTGCGATAATCTAACTAGTATCAAAACGGGTTACGGCACTGCTTCTGTTGAGGAGTTGTGGATCGACTCTAGCGACAATCTTAGGGAGCTGCCAGATCTGTTTGGATCCAGTTTGCAGCGATTGACGATCAAAAGGTGCCCAAGATTAATTAGTCTGGGAGTAAATGGACAGAAATGCCGGTCTCTGCGGTCCCTGTGGGTGATGTGGTGCCCCAATCTGGTATCATTTTCGCTTAATTTGCACGAGACGCCTTCTCTCGAGAAATTCAGCTTATTCGATTGTCCCAAATTGATCCCTCATAGGTTCAATGGATTTGCTTTTGCCACCAGCTTAAGAGAATTGAGCATCAACAGTCCCTTCTCCTCAGATGACTCCTCAGTCGATGGTTTTGATTGGTCTGGTTTAAGATCTGTATCAACACTCCGTGAGCTTCGCTTACAAGGGCTGTCTCACACGGAGTCCCTGCCACACCAGCTTCAATACTTGACTATCCTCACTTCACTAAGTCTTCACAACTTTGGAGGAATACGAGTGCTACCGGATTGGATTGGAAACCTTGTGTCCCTTGAAACCCTAAAGCTATGGTTTTGCCAAAAGCTTCAGTCTTTACCACCCGAGGCCGCCATGAGACGACTCACCAAGTTAACTTGTGTTGAAGTTTATTATTGTCTTCTATTAAGACAACGATACACTCCCCAAAGAGGCATCTACTTGGAGGAGGAGATTTCAAGTTATTTT CAGTGA